In Gossypium raimondii isolate GPD5lz chromosome 12, ASM2569854v1, whole genome shotgun sequence, a single window of DNA contains:
- the LOC105764011 gene encoding ABC transporter B family member 4 has translation MATENGSNGDTNLHEASTSKNQEQLNGENKDTETNKKNEKTNSIPFYKLFAFADRTDTMLMIIGTIGAIGNGLCMPLMTTILGDLIDAFGQNQSNDRVVHVVSRVALRFVYLAAGAGTAACLQVSCWMVTGERQAARIRGLYLKTILRQDIAFFDVETTTGEVVGRMSGDTVLIQDAMGEKVGKFLQLVSTFLGGFVIAFVRGWLLAVVMMSAIPLLVTAGGAMALIISKMVSRGQAAYAKAGTIVEETIGSIRTVASFTGEQQAISKYSKLLVTAYKSGVHEGTAAGLGLGVAMMILFCSYGMAVWFGGRLILNNGYTGGQVINVIVAVLIGSLSLGQSSPCMSAFAAGQAAAVKMFETINRKPEIDPYNMSGKVLEDINGDVELRDVYFSYPARPEEQIFSGFSLSIPCGTTVALVGESGSGKSTVISLIERFYDPQAGEVLIDGINLKEFQLRWIRGKIGLVSQEPVLFTASIKDNIAYGKEGATVEEIRAAAELANAANFIDKLPQGLDTMVGEHGTQLSGGQKQRVAIARAILKDPRILLLDEATSALDAESERVVQEALDRIMGNRTTVIVAHRLSTVRNADSIAVIHRGKMVEKGSHSELLKDPEGGYSQLIRLQEVNKELEQVTDVSEVNPESFRQSSLRRSMKRSISRGSSIGSSSRHSLSIAFGVPTGIEANEPAVVETEDSTEQSSKYPEVPIRRLAYLNKPEIPVLLLGTIAATINGCILPIYGLLISRVIETFYKPPHELRQDTRFWALIYVALGSAALLACPSRTYFFSVAGCKLIQRIRLMCFSKVVHMEVGWFDEPDNSSGSIGARLSADAATIRALVGDALAQMVSNLASAVAGLVIAFVASWQLAFIIIGLIPLLGVNGYVQIRAMKGFSADAKMMYEEASQVASDAVGSIRTVASFSAEEKVMELYRKKCEGPLKAGIRQGLISGGGFGLSFFLLFNVYATSFYSGSRLVESGDATFSDVFQVFFALTMATVGISQSSTLAPDSSKARSAAASIFAIIDRNSKIDPSDESGTTLENVKGDIELSHVSFKYPLRPDIQIFQDLNLSIPAGKTVALVGESGSGKSTVISLLQRFYDPNSGRITIDGVEIQTLQLKWLRQQMGLVSQEPILFNETIRANIAYGKGGNATEAEILAASELANAHKFISSLQQGYDTLVGERGVQLSGGQKQRVAIARAIVKSPKILLLDEATSALDAESERVVQDALDKIMVDRTTVVVAHRLSTIKNADMIAVVKNGVIVEKGKHDTLINIKDGFYASLVALHMSASTS, from the exons ATGGCTACTGAGAATGGCTCAAATGGTGATACGAACTTACATGAAGCCAGCACATCAAAAAACCAAGAACAGCTTAATGGAGAAAATAAAGACACGGAAACcaacaaaaagaatgaaaaaaccAACTCTATTCCATTTTACAAGCTGTTTGCATTCGCCGATCGGACAGATACCATGTTAATGATCATCGGCACGATCGGCGCGATTGGGAACGGTTTATGTATGCCACTTATGACAACCATACTTGGAGATCTTATTGATGCTTTTGGACAAAACCAGAGTAACGACCGAGTAGTTCATGTTGTCTCAAGGGTTGCTTTAAGATTTGTCTACCTCGCTGCCGGGGCCGGAACGGCGGCTTGTCTTC AGGTGAGTTGCTGGATGGTTACAGGTGAAAGACAAGCTGCAAGAATAAGAGGTTTGTACTTAAAAACCATATTGAGACAAGATATAGCTTTCTTTGATGTGGAAACAACTACGGGAGAGGTCGTTGGACGTATGTCCGGTGACACGGTTCTCATACAGGACGCGATGGGCGAAAAG GTTGGGAAGTTTTTACAGTTGGTGTCTACATTCTTAGGAGGTTTTGTTATAGCATTTGTTAGAGGATGGCTCCTTGCTGTTGTCATGATGTCAGCTATACCTCTACTTGTAACAGCTGGTGGAGCAATGGCTCTTATTATATCGAAGATGGTGTCTCGAGGACAAGCAGCGTATGCTAAAGCCGGCACCATCGTTGAAGAGACAATTGGTTCTATCAGAACT GTTGCGTCATTTACTGGTGAGCAGCAGGCTATAAGTAAATATAGCAAGCTTCTTGTTACTGCGTATAAATCAGGTGTTCATGAAGGGACTGCTGCTGGACTTGGTCTCGGTGTAGCTATGATGATCTTATTCTGCAGTTATGGTATGGCTGTATGGTTTGGTGGGAGGTTGATTTTGAACAATGGATACACCGGAGGTCAAGTCATTAATGTGATTGTCGCGGTATTGATTGGTTCTTT GTCCCTGGGGCAATCATCACCATGCATGAGTGCATTTGCTGCTGGTCAAGCTGCGGCGGTTAAGATGTTCGAGACTATCAATAGGAAACCGGAGATTGACCCGTACAATATGAGTGGGAAAGTGTTGGAGGACATTAACGGCGATGTAGAACTGAGGGATGTTTATTTCAGTTATCCTGCTAGACCAGAAGAGCAAATTTTCAGTGGATTCTCTCTTTCTATTCCATGTGGTACAACAGTTGCTTTGGTTGGAGAAAGTGGAAGTGGGAAATCAACTGTAATTAGTCTTATAGAAAGGTTTTACGATCCACAAGCCGGTGAAGTGCTTATCGATGGTATTAATCTTAAAGAGTTTCAACTTAGATGGATTAGGGGAAAAATTGGCCTTGTTAGCCAAGAACCTGTGTTGTTTACAGCAAGTATAAAGGATAATATTGCATATGGAAAAGAAGGTGCAACCGTAGAAGAGATACGAGCCGCTGCTGAACTTGCAAATGCTGCTAACTTCATTGATAAACTACCTCAG GGGCTAGACACCATGGTTGGAGAGCATGGAACTCAACTTTCTGGTGGACAAAAGCAAAGAGTAGCAATAGCAAGAGCAATTCTAAAGGACCCTCGGATATTGCTTTTAGACGAAGCAACAAGTGCATTAGATGCTGAATCCGAAAGAGTGGTGCAAGAAGCATTGGACCGCATAATGGGCAATAGGACTACAGTCATCGTTGCTCATCGTTTGAGTACCGTGAGAAATGCAGATTCGATTGCCGTAATTCATCGAGGAAAGATGGTTGAAAAAGGGTCACATTCAGAACTACTCAAGGATCCAGAGGGAGGGTACTCACAGCTTATTCGATTACAAGAAGTAAATAAAGAGTTGGAACAAGTAACGGATGTATCAGAAGTTAACCCGGAATCATTTAGACAATCAAGCTTGAGAAGATCAATGAAGCGATCAATCAGTAGGGGATCATCTATCGGAAGTAGCAGCCGCCATTCTTTATCTATAGCCTTTGGTGTGCCTACTGGAATAGAAGCCAATGAACCTGCAGTAGTAGAAACCGAAGACTCTACTGAACAGTCATCAAAGTATCCAGAAGTTCCCATCCGTCGGCTAGCTTACCTCAACAAGCCAGAGATTCCCGTGCTCCTACTCGGAACTATAGCTGCGACTATCAATGGTTGCATACTTCCGATTTACGGTTTACTGATTTCCCGTGTGATTGAAACATTCTATAAACCACCTCATGAGTTAAGACAGGATACAAGATTCTGGGCACTGATATATGTGGCCCTTGGCTCGGCAGCATTATTGGCATGTCCATCACGAACGTACTTCTTTTCGGTTGCTGGATGTAAACTAATCCAACGAATCCGATTAATGTGTTTTTCAAAAGTGGTTCACATGGAAGTTGGTTGGTTTGATGAACCAGATAATTCAAGTGGTTCAATTGGTGCAAGGCTCTCGGCCGATGCAGCCACAATACGTGCCTTGGTTGGTGATGCACTAGCTCAAATGGTCTCAAACCTTGCATCAGCCGTTGCCGGTTTAGTCATTGCTTTTGTTGCGAGTTGGCAATTGGCATTTATAATCATAGGACTAATCCCTTTGTTAGGGGTCAATGGATATGTTCAAATAAGAGCCATGAAGGGATTTAGCGCCGACGCAAAG ATGATGTACGAGGAGGCAAGCCAAGTTGCTAGTGATGCAGTCGGGAGTATACGAACGGTTGCTTCATTTTCTGCCGAGGAAAAAGTAATGGAACTCTATAGAAAGAAATGTGAAGGTCCATTGAAAGCAGGGATAAGGCAAGGGTTGATTAGTGGAGGCGGATTTGGACTTTCGTTCTTCTTGCTCTTTAATGTTTACGCCACCAGTTTCTACTCCGGATCTCGACTCGTTGAGAGTGGCGATGCCACATTCTCTGATGTTTTTCAA GTTTTCTTTGCTTTGACAATGGCAACTGTTGGCATTTCTCAATCAAGCACCCTTGCTCCTGATTCCAGCAAAGCCAGGTCAGCTGCTGCTTCCATATTCGCAATTATCGACCGTAATTCTAAGATAGACCCGAGTGACGAGTCCGGGACAACATTAGAAAACGTGAAGGGTGATATCGAACTTTCTCATGTCAGTTTCAAGTATCCATTAAGACCAGACATTCAAATTTTCCAAGACTTGAATTTATCTATCCCTGCTGGCAAG actGTTGCATTGGTAGGAGAAAGTGGGAGTGGGAAATCCACCGTGATATCATTATTACAGAGATTTTACGATCCCAATTCGGGACGTATCACTATCGATGGAGTCGAAATCCAAACACTCCAATTGAAATGGTTGAGGCAACAAATGGGGCTTGTTAGCCAAGAACCTATTTTGTTTAATGAAACAATCCGTGCTAACATCGCATACGGAAAGGGAGGAAACGCAACCGAGGCTGAAATCTTAGCTGCATCAGAGTTAGCCAATGCTCACAAGTTCATAAGTTCATTACAACAG GGTTACGATACATTAGTAGGCGAACGAGGTGTCCAATTATCAGGTGGACAAAAGCAAAGGGTAGCCATTGCACGAGCCATAGTTAAAAGTCCGAAGATACTTCTCCTAGACGAAGCAACAAGCGCGTTGGATGCCGAATCGGAGAGGGTGGTCCAGGATGCATTAGATAAAATCATGGTGGACCGCACGACGGTGGTAGTTGCTCATCGGCTGTCGACTATTAAAAATGCAGATATGATTGCAGTGGTTAAAAATGGTGtcattgtagagaaaggaaaacaTGATACTTTGATAAATATCAAAGATGGTTTCTATGCTTCTTTGGTTGCACTTCATATGAGTGCTTCTACTTCATAA